Genomic segment of Myxococcus stipitatus:
GAGAAGCCTGGGACATGCTTCGCGATGAACCGATCCAGCCGCTCACCTGCGACTTCTCGGGGCACGGGGACAATCCGCTGCGTCATGGACCTGTCCGTCCCTCATGTGGCGCACGGAGTCAACGCCGACGTGCTGGCCCCCTTCTCCGCTCGACGACACCCACTGACACATCGGCTTCGTGGCTCATGATGTAACAGGCTGGGTCTCAGCTGACCGGCGCGCAATGTCAGATGCCAGAGCATTGACTTTCCAACACTGGGCGTATGACAGTGCTTTCTCCGGGCTCGCAACGGGTCCGTCCAGAGGGGGAGTTCATGAACGTGTTTCAGGGCCGTCGCATGGCTCATCTGGCCATGCTCGCCGGATGCTTGTCTTTGTTGCCGGGCTGTCCGTGGATTGTCAAACCGCAAACCCAGCCGAAGACGCTCGAAGAGAAGCGCGCGTCCGTGGTCGCCGCGTTCGAGCAGCGCAAGAACCACGAAGACTTTGTGCGCCTGGACCTGGCGAACAACGACCACTACGAATACGCCCTGCACCGGCTCCAGCAGGCGGCGGCCGCCGAGGCGGCGTCCACCGACACGACCTCGCTCCAGCAAGGCCCTCCGGTTCGCCGGGACTTCGCCCGGGCGCTGAAGACGCTGGAGAGCGCCCGCGCGAAGGCGGTGCGAGGAGGCCCCCAGCCCAAGCCCACGGACTGGAATTGCGACCACTTCCTCCACGTGCAGGACTCGCGCACGGTGAAGGGCACCCCAAGTGACTCGGTCGACAAGGCGCAGGACAACCGGCCCGCGCTCATCGTCAACCCCTACGCCACCTGCGCGGGCGGCGCCCACCACGTCTTCACGGATGTCGTGGCCTACGACAGCGACCTGTCCGGCAAGAAGCAGACGGTGCTGGCCACGAGCGCGAACGAGGAGAGCGACGACGGCAAGACGTTCGACGACACCCGGCTGGTGGTGCGCGCGCCCATGGAGGCCAACCGCAAGGTCGTCATCGAGTCGCTGATGGTGGCGCGCAACGACAAGACGGACGAGGAGCATGTCTCCTTCTCCAGCCTGGACACGACGCTGGCGCCAGAGGCCGCCACCTTCACGCTGGACCACCCGCGCTTCGCGACCCCGGGGCCGCGGACCGACATCAACCTCACCACCTGCCAGCTTCGCGGCGGCGCGGACTGCGACTACGCCATGGTGCTGAACGCCTCCGGCACGCTGGCCCCCTACCCCCAGACGCCCTCGGGCCTGGCGCTCAAGAAGACCAGCAACCCGTGGACGGGAGACCCCACCGCCTACTTCGCCTTCAAGCCGGGCACGGCGTTCGACACCAATCAAATCTACGTGCCCACGCAGGGCACCTTCGACGCGGGCGCCATGTCCGCGCCGTGCACCATCCAGGCGATGAAGAAGGACCCCATGACGACCCGGCTCCGCCTCATCAAGACGGACACGGGCGGCACGTGCACGACGACGGCGGACCTGTCCGATGCCTTCCCCGTCGGGGGCAAGACGACGACCATCCAGCAGCTGGTCAACGTCTCCATGAACACCACCGCGTCGGGTGGCGCGGGCTGCACGATGGAGAAGATCGTCAACGAGACGGTGGTGCTCTCCATGACGCTCTACGCGATGGCCAACTGCGGCGGCACCACGGCGGTTCCGCGCGCCCTCACCTTCACCAGCGCCGCGCTGCCCACCAACCCCTTCAAGCTCAACGTCCTCAACAGCTGCATGGCGGAGGGCACCCGCATCACGATGGCCGACGGCACCCTGGCCCCCATCGAGACCCTGCGCGTGGGCGACAAGGTCCGGGCGAACGCCAAGGGCCGCGTGCTCACCGTCCAGGACTTCATCTTCGGCCGCGAGCCCAAGCCGCTGGTGCGCCTGCGCGACGACCAGGGCCACGACGTGCGCCTGACGGAGCAGCACCCGGTGCTCCTGTCCTCGGGCCTGGTCATCACGGCCGACAAGGTGCAGGTGAAGGACACGGTGCTCACCCAGAAGGGCACCGCCACCATCACCGCCACCGAGCGCGTCCCGTATGACGGCAAGGTCTACAACCTCAAGCTGGGCACGCCCGAGGAGCTGGCGTCGCTGAGCCCCAACGAGCGCACGATGTTCGCCGAGGGGATGCTCGTCGGCGACGACACCATGCAGCGGGAGCTGACCTCGCCGCGCCGCGCGGCCGTGGACACCTCGGTCCGCCCGTAGCGAGAAACCTCCCGTGTCCGCTGGCGGCGACAGGCCAGCGGGCACTCGAGTCAGAAGCGCGCGACCACCCTCAAGGCGTAGCGGACGAAGTGCGCATCCAGGGGCTCGTTGAGCATGAGCCGCTGCCAGACGAGCCCGGAGAGCACGTTGACCAGCACCTCGCGGTCGGCGGGTCGGCGGTCGGTGAGGCAGGCTCGCAGCTCATCCCCGCGCGGCCGCACCAGCTGGGTGATGAGCCGCTGGTGCAGGTCCTCGTCGAACTGGGCCTCCGCCATCAGCGCCCGCAACACGGGCGCGGCCTCCGAGGCGCCCCGGCAGAACTCCACCAGCGTCGAGGACAGCGAGGGCTTGCGGCGGCTCGAGCGAGGCGCCTGTCGCACCCACTCCGCGAAGGCATCCAGCACCAGCGCCCCCTTGCCCGGCCACCAGCGGTAGATGGTCTGCTTCCCCGCCCCCGCTCGCTTCGCCACGTCGGCGGTCGTCACCCCCGCATAGCCCTTCTCGAGTACCAATTCCTGAGCGGCCGTGAGAATCGCCTGGCGCACCCTCTCATCTCTCGGTCGGCCCGCACGCATGACCTTGCCTTTACGAGACCTGCCGTCTCGGAACAAACCCTATTTCGAGACCGAGCGTTCCGGAATTGCGTAACGCAGTGCGCACCTGCGTAAGCGTCGCGCGTTGACGTGTAAATCAGCCGCGTGTACCACTCGCCACCACCATGGCAGATAAATCGGGTACTTCGCGCCGTCTGGACAAGGTGGTGCTGAACGCAACCGGTGGGCAGAACGGCGGCCCGTCGGCCTCGGCGTCCTCCGGAGACACGCGCTTCACTCCCCCCGTCGCACCGGAGTCCACCGAGGTGGAGTCCCTGGAAGGTTGGGGCTTCGCGGACACGCGCTTCGTGGTGCAACCCGATGGCAGCACGGTGCTGACGGGGACCCGCTACAACATCAGCAACGTCGCGCTGCCGGACCTGATGCCCTGGTTCGCCGCGAAGCTCGCCTCCCCGCTGAGCTACGAGAACCGCAACGAGCCGCACTACCCGCCCCAGATTCCCGAGGCGCGGAAGGACGAGAAGCTGGTCGCGGCGCTGCGCGAGTTCCTCAAGGAGGACCAGCTCACGGACGACCCCAAGCAGCGCCTGCGCCGGGGCCACGGCCACACGGGTGGGGAGATCTGGGCCATCCGCTACACGAAGCTGGACCGGGTGCCGGACCTCGTCGTGTTCCCCCGGAGTCACGAGGAGGTGGTGCGGCTGGTGGAGGTCGCCATGAAGCACGGCGCCTGCGTCATCCCCTTCGGCGGCGGCACCAACGTGACGGAGGCCCTGCGCATCCCGCTCGCGGAGAAGCGCGTGGTCATCGCCGTGGACATGCGGCAGATGAACCGCATCCTGTGGCTGGACCCCGTCAACCGCATGGCCTGCATCGAGGCGGGCGCCACCGGGCGCCACCTGATGAGCGAGCTGGCGAAGTTCGGCCTCACCATGGGCCATGAGCCGGACAGCCTCGAGTTCTCCACGCTCGGCGGGTGGATTGCCACCAACGCCAGCGGCATGAAGAAGAACCGCTACGGCAACATCGAGGACCTGGTGCTCGACATGCAGGTCGTCACCGCGCAGGGCATCGTCGAGCGCCCGCGGCAGGCGCCTCGCGAGAGCGTGGGCGTCAACCCGCGCCAGTACATGTTCGGCAGCGAGGGCAACTTCGGCATCATCACCACCGCCGTGGTGAAGCTGTTCCCCGTGCCGGAGGTCCAGCGCTACGGCTCGGTCCTCTTCCCCGACCTCAAGGCGGGCCTCGCGTTCCTCTACGAGCTGCAGAAGTCGGGCGCGGTGCCGGCCAGCGTCCGGGTGATGGACAACACCCAGTTCCACTTCGGCCAGGCGCTCAAGCCGGCGAAGCACGGGCTCGCGGCGAAGCTGAAGAGCGAAGTCGAGAAGGTCGTGGTGACGAAGCTCAAGGGCTACGACCCGTACAAGCTCGCCGTCGCCACCGTCGTCTTCGAGGGCTCGCGCGAAGAGGTCGCGTTCCAGGAGAAGACCCTCTACCGCATCGCCGCGGAGCACGGCGGCATGAAGGGCGGCGGGGCCAACGGCGAGCGCGGCTACCAGCTCACGTTCGGCATCGCCTACATCCGCGACCTCACGTTCGAGCACTGGGCCATCGCGGAGAGCTTCGAGACGAGCGTGCCGTGGAGCCTCGCCATGGACCTCTATGAGCGCGTGCAGCGCCGCGTGGAGAAGGAG
This window contains:
- a CDS encoding FAD-binding oxidoreductase, whose product is MADKSGTSRRLDKVVLNATGGQNGGPSASASSGDTRFTPPVAPESTEVESLEGWGFADTRFVVQPDGSTVLTGTRYNISNVALPDLMPWFAAKLASPLSYENRNEPHYPPQIPEARKDEKLVAALREFLKEDQLTDDPKQRLRRGHGHTGGEIWAIRYTKLDRVPDLVVFPRSHEEVVRLVEVAMKHGACVIPFGGGTNVTEALRIPLAEKRVVIAVDMRQMNRILWLDPVNRMACIEAGATGRHLMSELAKFGLTMGHEPDSLEFSTLGGWIATNASGMKKNRYGNIEDLVLDMQVVTAQGIVERPRQAPRESVGVNPRQYMFGSEGNFGIITTAVVKLFPVPEVQRYGSVLFPDLKAGLAFLYELQKSGAVPASVRVMDNTQFHFGQALKPAKHGLAAKLKSEVEKVVVTKLKGYDPYKLAVATVVFEGSREEVAFQEKTLYRIAAEHGGMKGGGANGERGYQLTFGIAYIRDLTFEHWAIAESFETSVPWSLAMDLYERVQRRVEKEHAAMKLPGKVFFTGRLTQVYQTGVVIYFYLGFYAKGVKDPVGAYAALEHAAREEILAAGGSLSHHHGIGKIRRDFLPEVYSEGALALNRKVKAAIDPDNVFGASNSGINGPVALTPDEEAH
- a CDS encoding TetR/AcrR family transcriptional regulator — protein: MRQAILTAAQELVLEKGYAGVTTADVAKRAGAGKQTIYRWWPGKGALVLDAFAEWVRQAPRSSRRKPSLSSTLVEFCRGASEAAPVLRALMAEAQFDEDLHQRLITQLVRPRGDELRACLTDRRPADREVLVNVLSGLVWQRLMLNEPLDAHFVRYALRVVARF
- a CDS encoding Hint domain-containing protein — its product is MNVFQGRRMAHLAMLAGCLSLLPGCPWIVKPQTQPKTLEEKRASVVAAFEQRKNHEDFVRLDLANNDHYEYALHRLQQAAAAEAASTDTTSLQQGPPVRRDFARALKTLESARAKAVRGGPQPKPTDWNCDHFLHVQDSRTVKGTPSDSVDKAQDNRPALIVNPYATCAGGAHHVFTDVVAYDSDLSGKKQTVLATSANEESDDGKTFDDTRLVVRAPMEANRKVVIESLMVARNDKTDEEHVSFSSLDTTLAPEAATFTLDHPRFATPGPRTDINLTTCQLRGGADCDYAMVLNASGTLAPYPQTPSGLALKKTSNPWTGDPTAYFAFKPGTAFDTNQIYVPTQGTFDAGAMSAPCTIQAMKKDPMTTRLRLIKTDTGGTCTTTADLSDAFPVGGKTTTIQQLVNVSMNTTASGGAGCTMEKIVNETVVLSMTLYAMANCGGTTAVPRALTFTSAALPTNPFKLNVLNSCMAEGTRITMADGTLAPIETLRVGDKVRANAKGRVLTVQDFIFGREPKPLVRLRDDQGHDVRLTEQHPVLLSSGLVITADKVQVKDTVLTQKGTATITATERVPYDGKVYNLKLGTPEELASLSPNERTMFAEGMLVGDDTMQRELTSPRRAAVDTSVRP